From a single Brassica napus cultivar Da-Ae chromosome C9, Da-Ae, whole genome shotgun sequence genomic region:
- the LOC106451962 gene encoding uncharacterized protein LOC106451962 — MFSVSRFDVTECNQNFMLSDSPLAIRFSDSTAMDEMTEPVNPIPEERFRFCNHSELLGLANTNTHLPDITGEICAIHILFSPWQYVYVTLSLFDSQSVAFRNKIERKEWFPEADKLEELKVCIGVVFSAFSLSLFCAEEYLLL; from the exons ATGTTCTCCGTCAGCAGATTTGATGTGACTGAGTGCAACCAGAACTTCATGCTGTCAGACTCTCCTCTGGCAATCCGATTCAGTGATTCCACCGCTATGGATGAGATGACTGAGCCGGTGAACCCCATTCCTGAAGAACGGTTCAGGTTCTGCAATCACAGTGAGTTGCTTGGTCTAGCCAACACCAACACCCACCTTCCAG ACATAACTGGTGAGATATGTGCAATTCATATTCTGTTTTCTCCTTGGCAGTACGTCTATGTGACACTTAGTTTGTTTGACTCACAATCTGTTGCGTTTCGCAACAAAATAGAACGTAAG GAGTGGTTTCCAGAGGCTGATAAGCTTGAGGAACTCAAAGTATGTATTGGCGTTGTTTTCTCGGCTTTTAGTTTAAGTTTATTTTGTGCGGAAGAGTATTTGTTGCTTTGA